From Desmodus rotundus isolate HL8 chromosome 12, HLdesRot8A.1, whole genome shotgun sequence, one genomic window encodes:
- the VTCN1 gene encoding V-set domain-containing T-cell activation inhibitor 1 encodes MASLGQIIFWSIISIIIILAGAIALIIGFGISGTHSITVTTFTSAGNIGEDGILSCTFEPDIKLSDIVIQWLKEGVMGLVHEFKDGKDDLSEQNEMFRGRTAVFADQVRVGNASLRLKNVRLTDAGTYKCYIITSKGKGNANLEYKTGAFSIPEMNVDYNASSESFRCVAPRWFPQPTVVWTSQVDPRTNFSGVSNTSFELNSENVTMKVVSVLYNVTVNNTYSCMIENNIAKATGDIKVTDSEIKRRSHLELLDSKASLGVSSSFAVSWALLSLSLYLK; translated from the exons CATTATTAGCATTATCATTATTTTGGCTGGAGCAATTGCACTCATCATCGGTTTTGGCATTTCAG GGACACACTCCATCACAGTGACGACTTTCACCTCAGCCGGGAACATCGGGGAGGATGGAATCCTGAGCTGCACTTTTGAACCTGACATCAAACTTTCTGATATCGTGATACAGTGGCTAAAGGAAGGTGTTATGGGCTTGGTCCACGAGTTCAAAGACGGCAAGGATGATCTGTCAGAGCAGAATGAAATGTTCAGAGGCCGGACAGCAGTGTTTGCTGATCAAGTGAGAGTGGGCAATGCCTCTCTGAGGCTGAAAAACGTGCGACTCACAGATGCTGGCACCTATAAATGTTACATCATCACTTCTAAAGGCAAGGGGAATGCTAACCTGGAGTACAAAACTGGAG CCTTCAGCATCCCAGAGATGAATGTGGACTATAACGCCAGCTCAGAGAGCTTTCGGTGCGTGGCTCCCCGGTGGTTCCCCCAGCCTACAGTGGTCTGGACATCCCAGGTTGACCCGAGAACCAACTTCTCAGGAGTCTCCAACACCAGCTTTGAGCTGAACTCTGAGAACGTGACCATGAAGGTGGTATCTGTACTCTACAATGTCACAGTCAACAACACATACTCCTGTATGATCGAGAACAACATTGCCAAGGCCACAGGGGACATTAAAGTGACAG ACTCTGAGATTAAAAGGCGGAGTCACCTAGAGCTGCTGGACTCAAAGGCTTCCCTGGGTGTCTCTTCTTCCTTTGCCGTCAGCTGGGCACTCCTGTCTCTGTCCTTGTACCTAAAATAA